In the candidate division WOR-3 bacterium genome, AGTGAGGTCGGTTATCCCAGAGATAGAGGCGGAAGGTGCCAATTCCCAAAAAGCAGAAATAGTCGGTCTGCTCTTTATGTTCGTGGGGACCCCGACTCTTTTTGGGATAGGTTAAAGAGATATAGGACATCACCGGATAAATCCCTTCTTCCATCTCATCCTGCCGGAATAATTCGGCAAGCCAACCCCGTTCGTCAGAATTCTTTTTCAAATCCGTAATCACCACATCGGCAATCGGACCAATCTTAAATTCCCTCATACCTCAATCTCGGAATCGTCAGAGATTAAAAGGCGGAGACATTGGTGAGTTTTCTGATTCTTTTCAATCCGCACATTCCGGCCGATAAGCGATTCCGCCATCCGATTAATCTCCTTAATTTTCGTTCCTTTCAAGATGATAGAATATTCAATCGTTGAATCTTCAATTACACAATCCTCAGCAATCGCCGTAAAAGGACCAATTTGGGAATTGATAATCTTCGTATTCTGCCCAATCACCACCGGTCCGTTAATCTCACTATTTCTCACCTCTCCCCCTTTCCCAATCTCCACTTTACCCGAGATTTGGGATTGAAAAACATCTCCTTCAATCTTCCTTTCAATCAATTGTTCAAGAATTGTTCGGTTCGCCTCCAAAAGGGAATCCTTCTTTCCGGTATCCAGCCACCATTTATCTAAGATATGGGCGTGCACCTTCCTTTTGTCTTCTAACAACCGGGCGATGGCATCGGTAATCTCCAACTCTCCCCGGGCGGATGGTTTTATCATCTCAATCGCCTGATGGATCGCCGGGGAAAAGAGGTAAACACCAACCAATGCTAAATTTGATTTCGGCATTTGCGGTTTCTCTACCAATTCCACAATCTCCCCTTTTTGATTAAGGGTGGCGATACCAAATTGGCTGGGATTAGAAACTTCCTTCAAAAGGAGCAAGGCATCAACCCCCAACTGATTAAACCTCCTAATAAACTCCTTCAAATCCTCACCGATGAGATTATCCCCGAGATACATCAAGAAAGGTTCATCTGCCAAGAAATCCCTTGCCACCTTTACTGCATGGGCAAGCCCCTTCGGCTCTTCTTGAATTATGAAGGTAAAACTCACCCTTTGCTCACCTAAAATCTTCCTCTCGTAATCAGCAACGCTCTCCTTAATCAAATCGCCGGTCTCCGGAGCGATGATGATACCAATATTAGAAAGTCCGCTTTTGATGATATTGTCTAAGACGAAATGGAGAATGGGCCGGTTCGCCACCGGCACCAGTTGTTTCGGGATGGTAAAGGTCAAAGGCTTTAACCTCGTCCCCTTACCACCGCAGAGGACCAGGCATTTCATAAATTTTTAAGTTCTATTTTAATAAGGAATTAGTAAAAGTCAACCCTCCGGTTCCCAACCTGAGTGGTAAAACTCTGGGAAGGCTAAACTTTTTTAGCCTTTCCATTATCATCTCAATTAATCTCCTGATTAGGTTCTCCTTTATCTCCCCTATTAAAACCCCGATCATCTCTTCCCTTATCATTCCCATTATACTATCAATTATACCTTTTCTAAGACCCCCAACTATCCCTTCTTTTACCTCTTATATTATCTCTCCGATTAAACTCTTTCTTAATCCACCTTTTAGACTCTAAATTAAGTCTCCGATACCATCCCCTGTATGCTACATCCCTTTTTATAAAAATAAATCCCTCCCTTTTTGGAGATCAAAGTTTTATTTAGTAATTAGTTTATTGTATTATAAGGTATCTTTAGAAGATGTCAACCCTGGAGTTAAGTCGCCCGCCACCCGCGAAGCGGGGTGGCGAAGTCTCGCCTCGTAAAGGCGGATAAGACTTTTATAAAATAAAAACGCCCCCGGAAAATCCGGGGGCGTCTCCTATTATTAGGGAAAATTGGCTACTTCACCACGATTAACTTCCTATCTTCTTTGTAGCCCGTTGATTCAAGCCGCAAGAGATAGATTCCCGCTGGTAGTTTCTTGATCGTAAACTCACCCTTATCGCTTCTTGCGGAATAGACCATGCTTCCTAAGGTGTTATAGATTTTGAGAGTCGCAATCTCTTTCTTCGGTAAGTTGTAATAAACCTTGGTTAAGCCTTTGGTCGGATTGGGGACAATATTTATAAAAGTCTCACGACTTAACTCCTTAGTGAACTCTTGGGCTCCGGTATTTGGTAAAGTCACAAGGCAAGTAGCGCTACCGGTATATTTCCAGATAGAAGTGGTATTATTTCCCTTTAAGGCATAGATTGTGCCATCGGTCCAAGTGCAGAGTCCACCACCACCCTTCACATACTTCTTATCCGGCATCTTGGGGATTGTCTCTAAGCCTGCCCACTTGGTCGTTGGGTCAAATGACCAGAACTCCTTCGTATTATTTCCCTTGAAGGCACAAATCTTGCCACCCTTTAAGACCATTGCCGCACCTTCGCCAACCTTCTTCTTCTTATTCCACATTGGATGAGTGAAAGGCATTCCAGAATCTTTTTCCCAGGTATTAGCCGAGATGTCATACTTGTAGAACTCATTATACTTACCCCTTAAAGCGTAGAGCGTATTATTATCATAGGCAAT is a window encoding:
- a CDS encoding dTDP-4-dehydrorhamnose 3,5-epimerase family protein, which codes for MREFKIGPIADVVITDLKKNSDERGWLAELFRQDEMEEGIYPVMSYISLTYPKKSRGPHEHKEQTDYFCFLGIGTFRLYLWDNRPHSPTYQNKLVLTFGEGELKRVIVPPGVVHGYVNIGDSPAYIINFPNRLYKGWGRKEAVDEIRYENQPSPFQFDL
- a CDS encoding glucose-1-phosphate thymidylyltransferase encodes the protein MKCLVLCGGKGTRLKPLTFTIPKQLVPVANRPILHFVLDNIIKSGLSNIGIIIAPETGDLIKESVADYERKILGEQRVSFTFIIQEEPKGLAHAVKVARDFLADEPFLMYLGDNLIGEDLKEFIRRFNQLGVDALLLLKEVSNPSQFGIATLNQKGEIVELVEKPQMPKSNLALVGVYLFSPAIHQAIEMIKPSARGELEITDAIARLLEDKRKVHAHILDKWWLDTGKKDSLLEANRTILEQLIERKIEGDVFQSQISGKVEIGKGGEVRNSEINGPVVIGQNTKIINSQIGPFTAIAEDCVIEDSTIEYSIILKGTKIKEINRMAESLIGRNVRIEKNQKTHQCLRLLISDDSEIEV